One Myotis daubentonii chromosome 3, mMyoDau2.1, whole genome shotgun sequence genomic window carries:
- the LOC132231766 gene encoding tumor necrosis factor receptor superfamily member 14-like isoform X4 — translation MQPLPGWGPPPCSPRPEADALRLALSLLLLRAPPCALGKPSCKEVEFPTGSMCCPKCWPGFWVQEACGELRTTVCAPCTRGTYTPHLNALPECLPCRVCDPGLGQVTRQNCSTRTDTVCGCERGHFCERQDGDSCVQCRPHSVCRPGQRLRETGTKWQDTLCEDCQPGTFSAGGTQAACTPWTRCSGPLTWEAKPGTNSSDVTCSPGGPVIIISVILVIAVISVPRVFRAIRDRRSRGQLARPKAFPGGTGEPAERNRRRDLQTPRVQPDVPTEPVEETASVFPQRTRHLTHVVWIQAPELSPQGCWQWPGPQRRHTWSVKSRDPLLVASPHLAEEETTPCAGAFGVRSHWLSSLSEECNHGALVNLEPWQGPELCTNCLVQTVGAQAIS, via the exons ATGCAGCCTCTGCCCGGCTGGGGGCCACCCCCCTGCAGTCCGAGGCCCGAGGCTGATGCCCTGAGGCTG GCCCTGAGCCTCCTCCTTCTGAGAGCCCCGCCCTGCGCACTGGGGAAGCCCTCATGCAAAGAGGTGGAGTTCCCGACGGGGTCCATGTGCTGTCCCAAGTGCTGGCCAG GCTTCTGGGTGCAGGAGGCCTGCGGGGAGCTCAGGACCACAGTGTGTGCGCCCTGCACCCGGGGCACCTACACTCCCCACCTCAATGCCCTGCCCGAGTGTCTGCCGTGCCGCGTCTGTGACCCAG gcctgggccaggtgacCAGACAGAACTGCTCCACCCGGACCGACACCGTGTGTGGCTGCGAGCGCGGCCACTTCTGTGAGCGACAGGACGGGGACTCCTGTGTCCAGTGCAGGCCCCACAGTGTCTGCCGCCCGGGCCAGAGGCTGCGGGAGACAG GCACCAAGTGGCAAGACACGCTGTGTGAAGACTGCCAGCCGGGCACCTTCTCTGCGGGGGGCACCCAGGCAGCCTGCACGCCCTGGACCAG gtGCAGTGGCCCACTTACCTGGGAAGCGAAGCCAGGGACCAACAGCTCAGACGTGACATGCTCCCCCGGGGGCCCCGTCATCATCATCAGCGTCATCCTCGTCATCGCTGTCATTTCTGTGCCACGTGTGTTCAGGGCCATCAGGGACAGAAGGTCACGTG GTCAACTCGCCCGACCGAAAGCCTTTCCTGGG GGGACAGGGGAGCCGGCAGAGAGGAACAGGCGTCGGGACCTGCAGACCCCCCGGGTCCAGCCAGACGTCCCCACGGAGCCCGTGGAGGAGACAGCATCCGTGTTCCCTCAGAGGACCCGCCACCTGACACATGTCGTCTGGATTCAGGCGCCTGAGCTATCTCCGCAAGGCTGCTGGCAGTGGCCAGGCCCCCAAAGACGACATACGTGGTCAGTGAAGTCGCGGGACCCCCTCCTGGTCGCCAGCCCGCACCTGGCTGAGGAGGAGACCACCCCCTGCGCCGGGGCCTTTGGTGTGAGAAGCCATTGGTTGTCTTCATTATCAGAGGAGTGTAACCACGGAGCactggtgaaccttgagccctggcaagggccagagctatgcaccAATTGTTTAGTGCAGACAGTGggggctcaagcaatttcctga
- the LOC132231766 gene encoding tumor necrosis factor receptor superfamily member 14-like isoform X5 produces MCCPKCWPGFWVQEACGELRTTVCAPCTRGTYTPHLNALPECLPCRVCDPGLGQVTRQNCSTRTDTVCGCERGHFCERQDGDSCVQCRPHSVCRPGQRLRETGTKWQDTLCEDCQPGTFSAGGTQAACTPWTRCSGPLTWEAKPGTNSSDVTCSPGGPVIIISVILVIAVISVPRVFRAIRDRRSRGQLARPKAFPGVLLPVPTLAGTGEPAERNRRRDLQTPRVQPDVPTEPVEETASVFPQRTRHLTHVVWIQAPELSPQGCWQWPGPQRRHTWSVKSRDPLLVASPHLAEEETTPCAGAFGVRSHWLSSLSEECNHGALVNLEPWQGPELCTNCLVQTVGAQAIS; encoded by the exons ATGTGCTGTCCCAAGTGCTGGCCAG GCTTCTGGGTGCAGGAGGCCTGCGGGGAGCTCAGGACCACAGTGTGTGCGCCCTGCACCCGGGGCACCTACACTCCCCACCTCAATGCCCTGCCCGAGTGTCTGCCGTGCCGCGTCTGTGACCCAG gcctgggccaggtgacCAGACAGAACTGCTCCACCCGGACCGACACCGTGTGTGGCTGCGAGCGCGGCCACTTCTGTGAGCGACAGGACGGGGACTCCTGTGTCCAGTGCAGGCCCCACAGTGTCTGCCGCCCGGGCCAGAGGCTGCGGGAGACAG GCACCAAGTGGCAAGACACGCTGTGTGAAGACTGCCAGCCGGGCACCTTCTCTGCGGGGGGCACCCAGGCAGCCTGCACGCCCTGGACCAG gtGCAGTGGCCCACTTACCTGGGAAGCGAAGCCAGGGACCAACAGCTCAGACGTGACATGCTCCCCCGGGGGCCCCGTCATCATCATCAGCGTCATCCTCGTCATCGCTGTCATTTCTGTGCCACGTGTGTTCAGGGCCATCAGGGACAGAAGGTCACGTG GTCAACTCGCCCGACCGAAAGCCTTTCCTGGGGTACTgctccctgtccccaccctggCG GGGACAGGGGAGCCGGCAGAGAGGAACAGGCGTCGGGACCTGCAGACCCCCCGGGTCCAGCCAGACGTCCCCACGGAGCCCGTGGAGGAGACAGCATCCGTGTTCCCTCAGAGGACCCGCCACCTGACACATGTCGTCTGGATTCAGGCGCCTGAGCTATCTCCGCAAGGCTGCTGGCAGTGGCCAGGCCCCCAAAGACGACATACGTGGTCAGTGAAGTCGCGGGACCCCCTCCTGGTCGCCAGCCCGCACCTGGCTGAGGAGGAGACCACCCCCTGCGCCGGGGCCTTTGGTGTGAGAAGCCATTGGTTGTCTTCATTATCAGAGGAGTGTAACCACGGAGCactggtgaaccttgagccctggcaagggccagagctatgcaccAATTGTTTAGTGCAGACAGTGggggctcaagcaatttcctga
- the LOC132231766 gene encoding tumor necrosis factor receptor superfamily member 14-like isoform X6 gives MQPLPGWGPPPCSPRPEADALRLALSLLLLRAPPCALGKPSCKEVEFPTGSMCCPKCWPGFWVQEACGELRTTVCAPCTRGTYTPHLNALPECLPCRVCDPGTKWQDTLCEDCQPGTFSAGGTQAACTPWTRCSGPLTWEAKPGTNSSDVTCSPGGPVIIISVILVIAVISVPRVFRAIRDRRSRGQLARPKAFPGVLLPVPTLAGTGEPAERNRRRDLQTPRVQPDVPTEPVEETASVFPQRTRHLTHVVWIQAPELSPQGCWQWPGPQRRHTWSVKSRDPLLVASPHLAEEETTPCAGAFGVRSHWLSSLSEECNHGALVNLEPWQGPELCTNCLVQTVGAQAIS, from the exons ATGCAGCCTCTGCCCGGCTGGGGGCCACCCCCCTGCAGTCCGAGGCCCGAGGCTGATGCCCTGAGGCTG GCCCTGAGCCTCCTCCTTCTGAGAGCCCCGCCCTGCGCACTGGGGAAGCCCTCATGCAAAGAGGTGGAGTTCCCGACGGGGTCCATGTGCTGTCCCAAGTGCTGGCCAG GCTTCTGGGTGCAGGAGGCCTGCGGGGAGCTCAGGACCACAGTGTGTGCGCCCTGCACCCGGGGCACCTACACTCCCCACCTCAATGCCCTGCCCGAGTGTCTGCCGTGCCGCGTCTGTGACCCAG GCACCAAGTGGCAAGACACGCTGTGTGAAGACTGCCAGCCGGGCACCTTCTCTGCGGGGGGCACCCAGGCAGCCTGCACGCCCTGGACCAG gtGCAGTGGCCCACTTACCTGGGAAGCGAAGCCAGGGACCAACAGCTCAGACGTGACATGCTCCCCCGGGGGCCCCGTCATCATCATCAGCGTCATCCTCGTCATCGCTGTCATTTCTGTGCCACGTGTGTTCAGGGCCATCAGGGACAGAAGGTCACGTG GTCAACTCGCCCGACCGAAAGCCTTTCCTGGGGTACTgctccctgtccccaccctggCG GGGACAGGGGAGCCGGCAGAGAGGAACAGGCGTCGGGACCTGCAGACCCCCCGGGTCCAGCCAGACGTCCCCACGGAGCCCGTGGAGGAGACAGCATCCGTGTTCCCTCAGAGGACCCGCCACCTGACACATGTCGTCTGGATTCAGGCGCCTGAGCTATCTCCGCAAGGCTGCTGGCAGTGGCCAGGCCCCCAAAGACGACATACGTGGTCAGTGAAGTCGCGGGACCCCCTCCTGGTCGCCAGCCCGCACCTGGCTGAGGAGGAGACCACCCCCTGCGCCGGGGCCTTTGGTGTGAGAAGCCATTGGTTGTCTTCATTATCAGAGGAGTGTAACCACGGAGCactggtgaaccttgagccctggcaagggccagagctatgcaccAATTGTTTAGTGCAGACAGTGggggctcaagcaatttcctga
- the LOC132231766 gene encoding tumor necrosis factor receptor superfamily member 14-like isoform X2, translating to MQPLPGWGPPPCSPRPEADALRLALSLLLLRAPPCALGKPSCKEVEFPTGSMCCPKCWPGFWVQEACGELRTTVCAPCTRGTYTPHLNALPECLPCRVCDPGLGQVTRQNCSTRTDTVCGCERGHFCERQDGDSCVQCRPHSVCRPGQRLRETGTKWQDTLCEDCQPGTFSAGGTQAACTPWTRCSGPLTWEAKPGTNSSDVTCSPGGPVIIISVILVIAVISVPRVFRAIRDRRSRGQLARPKAFPGVLLPVPTLAGTGEPAERNRRRDLQTPRVQPDVPTEPVEETASVFPQRTRHLTHVVWIQAPELSPQGCWQWPGPQRRHTWSVKSRDPLLVASPHLAEEETTPCAGAFGVRSHWLSSLSEECNHGALVNLEPWQGPELCTNCLVQTVGAQAIS from the exons ATGCAGCCTCTGCCCGGCTGGGGGCCACCCCCCTGCAGTCCGAGGCCCGAGGCTGATGCCCTGAGGCTG GCCCTGAGCCTCCTCCTTCTGAGAGCCCCGCCCTGCGCACTGGGGAAGCCCTCATGCAAAGAGGTGGAGTTCCCGACGGGGTCCATGTGCTGTCCCAAGTGCTGGCCAG GCTTCTGGGTGCAGGAGGCCTGCGGGGAGCTCAGGACCACAGTGTGTGCGCCCTGCACCCGGGGCACCTACACTCCCCACCTCAATGCCCTGCCCGAGTGTCTGCCGTGCCGCGTCTGTGACCCAG gcctgggccaggtgacCAGACAGAACTGCTCCACCCGGACCGACACCGTGTGTGGCTGCGAGCGCGGCCACTTCTGTGAGCGACAGGACGGGGACTCCTGTGTCCAGTGCAGGCCCCACAGTGTCTGCCGCCCGGGCCAGAGGCTGCGGGAGACAG GCACCAAGTGGCAAGACACGCTGTGTGAAGACTGCCAGCCGGGCACCTTCTCTGCGGGGGGCACCCAGGCAGCCTGCACGCCCTGGACCAG gtGCAGTGGCCCACTTACCTGGGAAGCGAAGCCAGGGACCAACAGCTCAGACGTGACATGCTCCCCCGGGGGCCCCGTCATCATCATCAGCGTCATCCTCGTCATCGCTGTCATTTCTGTGCCACGTGTGTTCAGGGCCATCAGGGACAGAAGGTCACGTG GTCAACTCGCCCGACCGAAAGCCTTTCCTGGGGTACTgctccctgtccccaccctggCG GGGACAGGGGAGCCGGCAGAGAGGAACAGGCGTCGGGACCTGCAGACCCCCCGGGTCCAGCCAGACGTCCCCACGGAGCCCGTGGAGGAGACAGCATCCGTGTTCCCTCAGAGGACCCGCCACCTGACACATGTCGTCTGGATTCAGGCGCCTGAGCTATCTCCGCAAGGCTGCTGGCAGTGGCCAGGCCCCCAAAGACGACATACGTGGTCAGTGAAGTCGCGGGACCCCCTCCTGGTCGCCAGCCCGCACCTGGCTGAGGAGGAGACCACCCCCTGCGCCGGGGCCTTTGGTGTGAGAAGCCATTGGTTGTCTTCATTATCAGAGGAGTGTAACCACGGAGCactggtgaaccttgagccctggcaagggccagagctatgcaccAATTGTTTAGTGCAGACAGTGggggctcaagcaatttcctga
- the MMEL1 gene encoding membrane metallo-endopeptidase-like 1, producing the protein MGKLERLAGPVETGGRSRQRRPSFLEWGLLLLLLLAAGALVALGLLYAHSGGKQRPLLTSRLASGEEKASVARKPRGTIQAPQEEETCTSPGCVIAAARILKNMDPSQDPCEDFYQHACGGWLRRHVVPETSSRYSIFDILRDELEVVLKGVLETATARDRPAVQKAKTLYRSCMNESIIEERDSQPLLDILAVVGGWPVAMDEWTDTVGRHWELERQLAAMIAQFNRRVLIDLFIWNDDQNSSRHIIYIDQPTLGMPSREYYFQEGTNQKVRGAYLQFMVSVAAMLRADVKLPRSRHRVREDMAQVLELETHLANATAPQEDRHDVTTLYHKMRVTELQNKFPLSGFNWTLFIQSVLSSVRIELLPDEEVVVYGIPYLQKLESIIGVFSDRTMQNYLVWRLVQDRISSLSQRFKDARAKYRKVLYGKTTNEVRWRECVSYVNSNMESAVGSLYVKKAFSRGSKNVVRELIDKVRAVFVETLGELSWMDEASKKKAQEKAMSMKVQIGYPDYILDERSKYLDKEYSNLNFSEHLYFENGLQNLKAGAQRSLRKLRKKVDQNLWIIGAAVVNAFYSPNRNQIVFPAGILQPPFFSKDQPQALNFGGIGMVIGHEITHGFDDNGRNFDEEGNMLDWWSNFSAQHFQEQAECMVHQYGNYSWDLAEQQNVNGFSTLGENIADNGGVRQAYKAYRKWRAEGGQDQQLPGLDLTFDQVFFLNYAQVWCGSYRPEFAVQSIKTDVHSPLKFRVLGSLQNLAAFSDAFHCARGTPMHPQVRCRVW; encoded by the exons ATGGGGAAGCTGGAGCGCCTCGCGGGGCCCGTGGAGACCGGCGGCCGGTCCCGGCAGCGGCGCCCCAGCTTCCTGGAGTGGGgactgctgctcctgctgctgctggcggcGGGCGCCCTGGTGGCCCTGGGCCTCCTCTACGCCCACAGCGGAG GGAAGCAGCGGCCACTGCTCACCAGCCGGCTCGCCTCCGGGGAAGAGAAGGCCTCTGTAGCCCGAAAGCCCCGAGGTA CCATCCAAGCGCCCCAGGAGGAGGAGACGTGCACCAGCCCCGGCTGTGTGATAGCAG CCGCCAGGATCCTCAAGAACATGGACCCATCCCAGGACCCGTGTGAGGACTTCTACCAGCACGCGTGCGGGGGCTGGCTGCGGCGCCACGTGGTGCCCGAGACCAGCTCCCGCTACAGCATCTTCGACATCCTGCGGGACGAGCTGGAGGTCGTCCTCAAAG GGGTGCTGGAGACCGCCACCGCCAGGGACCGGCCGGCCGTGCAGAAGGCGAAGACGCTGTACCGCTCCTGCATGAACGAGA gcatcATCGAGGAGCGAGACTCGCAGCCCCTGCTGGACATCCTGGCGGTGGTGGGCGGCTGGCCGGTGGCCATGGACGAGTGGACGGACACTGTAG gccgcCACTGGGAGCTGGAGCGGCAGCTGGCGGCCATGATCGCTCAGTTCAACCGGAGGGTCCTCATCGACCTCTTCATCTGGAACGACGACCAGAACTCCAGCCGCCACATCATCTAC ATAGACCAGCCCACCCTGGGCATGCCTTCCCGCGAGTACTACTTCCAGGAGGGCACCAACCAGAAG GTGCGCGGGGCCTACCTGCAGTTCATGGTGTCGGTGGCCGCGATGCTGCGGGCGGACGTGAAGCTGCCCCGGAGCCGCCACCGGGTGCGGGAGGACATGGCGCAGGTGCTGGAGCTGGAGACGCACCTGGCGAAC GCCACGGCCCCCCAGGAGGACAGGCACGACGTGACCACCCTGTACCACAAGATGCGGGTGACGGAGCTCCAGAACAAGTTCCCTCTGAGC ggaTTTAACTGGACCCTCTTCATACAGTCAGTGCTGTCTTCTGTCAGAATCGAGCTGCTGCCTGATGAGGAGGTGGTGGTCTACGGCATCCCCTACCTCCAGAAGCTGGAGAGCATCATCGGCGTCTTCTCAGACAG gaccATGCAGAACTACCTGGTGTGGCGCCTGGTGCAGGATCGCATTAGCAGCCTGAGCCAACGGTTCAAGGACGCACGTGCAAAGTACCGCAAG GTGCTATACGGCAAGACCACAAACGAGGTGCGCTGGCGGGAATGCGTCAGCTACGTCAACAGCAACATGGAGAGCGCTGTGGGCTCCCTCTACGTCAAGAAGGCCTTCTCCAGAGGCAGCAAGAACGTG GTCAGAGAGCTCATCGACAAGGTGCGGGCCGTGTTCGTGGAGACCCTGGGCGAGCTGAGCTGGATGGACGAGGCGTCCAAGAAGAAGGCCCAGGAgaag gccatGAGCATGAAGGTGCAGATCGGGTACCCCGACTACATCCTGGACGAGAGGAGCAAGTACCTGGACAAGGAGTATTCCAAc CTGAACTTCTCGGAGCACCTGTATTTCGAGAACGGCCTGCAGAACCTCAAGGCCGGCGCCCAGCGGAGCCTCAGGAAGCTGCGGAAGAAGGTGGACCAGAACCT CTGGATCATCGGGGCCGCGGTGGTCAACGCGTTCTACTCGCCAAACCGGAACCAGATTG TGTTCCCCGCCGGCATCCTGCAGCCCCCCTTCTTCAGCAAGGACCAGCCGCAGGCCTTGAACTTCGGGGGCATTGGGATGGTGATCGGACACGAGATCACCCACGGCTTTGACGACAACG GCCGGAACTTCGACGAGGAGGGCAACATGCTGGACTGGTGGAGCAACTTCTCGGCCCAGCACTTCCAGGAGCAGGCGGAGTGCATGGTGCACCAGTACGGGAACTACTCCTGGGACCTGGCGGAGCAGCAGAAC GTGAACGGGTTCAGCACGCTCGGGGAGAACATCGCGGACAACGGAGGGGTGCGGCAGGCATACAAG GCTTACCGCAAGTGGAGAGCGGAGGGCGGCCAGGACCAGCAGCTGCCAGGCCTGGACCTGACCTTCGACCAGGTCTTCTTCCTCAACTACGCCCAG gtttggTGCGGCTCTTACCGGCCCGAGTTCGCCGTGCAGTCCATCAAGACGGACGTCCACAGCCCCCTCAAGTTCAG GGTGCTGGGCTCCCTGCAGAACCTGGCCGCCTTCTCCGACGCCTTCCACTGCGCGCGGGGCACCCCCATGCACCCGCAGGTGCGATGCCGCGTGTGGTAG
- the LOC132231766 gene encoding tumor necrosis factor receptor superfamily member 14-like isoform X3, producing the protein MEPLPGWGPTPCSPTPAADALRLALSLLLLRAPPCALGKPSCKEVEFPTGSMCCPKCWPGFWVQEACGELRTTVCAPCTRGTYTPHLNALPECLPCRVCDPGLGQVTRQNCSTRTDTVCGCERGHFCERQDGDSCVQCRPHSVCRPGQRLRETGTKWQDTLCEDCQPGTFSAGGTQAACTPWTRCSGPLTWEAKPGTNSSDVTCSPGGPVIIISVILVIAVISVPRVFRAIRDRRSRGQLARPKAFPGVLLPVPTLAGTGEPAERNRRRDLQTPRVQPDVPTEPVEETASVFPQRTRHLTHVVWIQAPELSPQGCWQWPGPQRRHTWSVKSRDPLLVASPHLAEEETTPCAGAFGVRSHWLSSLSEECNHGALVNLEPWQGPELCTNCLVQTVGAQAIS; encoded by the exons GCCCTGAGCCTCCTCCTTCTGAGAGCCCCGCCCTGCGCACTGGGGAAGCCCTCATGCAAAGAGGTGGAGTTCCCGACGGGGTCCATGTGCTGTCCCAAGTGCTGGCCAG GCTTCTGGGTGCAGGAGGCCTGCGGGGAGCTCAGGACCACAGTGTGTGCGCCCTGCACCCGGGGCACCTACACTCCCCACCTCAATGCCCTGCCCGAGTGTCTGCCGTGCCGCGTCTGTGACCCAG gcctgggccaggtgacCAGACAGAACTGCTCCACCCGGACCGACACCGTGTGTGGCTGCGAGCGCGGCCACTTCTGTGAGCGACAGGACGGGGACTCCTGTGTCCAGTGCAGGCCCCACAGTGTCTGCCGCCCGGGCCAGAGGCTGCGGGAGACAG GCACCAAGTGGCAAGACACGCTGTGTGAAGACTGCCAGCCGGGCACCTTCTCTGCGGGGGGCACCCAGGCAGCCTGCACGCCCTGGACCAG gtGCAGTGGCCCACTTACCTGGGAAGCGAAGCCAGGGACCAACAGCTCAGACGTGACATGCTCCCCCGGGGGCCCCGTCATCATCATCAGCGTCATCCTCGTCATCGCTGTCATTTCTGTGCCACGTGTGTTCAGGGCCATCAGGGACAGAAGGTCACGTG GTCAACTCGCCCGACCGAAAGCCTTTCCTGGGGTACTgctccctgtccccaccctggCG GGGACAGGGGAGCCGGCAGAGAGGAACAGGCGTCGGGACCTGCAGACCCCCCGGGTCCAGCCAGACGTCCCCACGGAGCCCGTGGAGGAGACAGCATCCGTGTTCCCTCAGAGGACCCGCCACCTGACACATGTCGTCTGGATTCAGGCGCCTGAGCTATCTCCGCAAGGCTGCTGGCAGTGGCCAGGCCCCCAAAGACGACATACGTGGTCAGTGAAGTCGCGGGACCCCCTCCTGGTCGCCAGCCCGCACCTGGCTGAGGAGGAGACCACCCCCTGCGCCGGGGCCTTTGGTGTGAGAAGCCATTGGTTGTCTTCATTATCAGAGGAGTGTAACCACGGAGCactggtgaaccttgagccctggcaagggccagagctatgcaccAATTGTTTAGTGCAGACAGTGggggctcaagcaatttcctga